One Ictalurus furcatus strain D&B chromosome 24, Billie_1.0, whole genome shotgun sequence DNA segment encodes these proteins:
- the LOC128600223 gene encoding serine hydroxymethyltransferase, cytosolic-like isoform X2 — MGLDPCDGGHRSHGFKIDKEKFSATSLFFESMSYKVNQETGYIDYDQLEENARLFKPKLIVAGTSSYSRNLDYGRLRKIADENGAYLLADMAHISGLIAAGVIPSPFDYCDIVTTSTYKTLRGCRSGAIFYRKGVRSVDAKTGKETLYNLESLICEAVFPRLQGGRHSHSIAGLAVALKQALTPEFKAYQVQVLANCRTLASSLIEKGYKIVTGGTDTHLILLDLRPNGIDGVRAEKVLQDCSISCNRNPCPGDSIFHPLGLRLGTPALTSRGLVEEDFCQVAELVHRGIQLAVEIQTNMNPKSTLKEFKETLAQDEKYQKKITEIRDEVEAFVGKFPMPGLPEL, encoded by the exons CTGTGATGGCGGCCACCGTAGCCATGGATTTAAAATAGACAAAGAGAAATTCTCTGCCACCTCCCTTTTCTTTGAATCAATGTCATACAAG GTCAACCAAGAGACTGGTTACATTGATTACGACCAACTAGAGGAAAATGCTCGTTTATTCAAGCCAAAACTAATCGTTGCAG GAACCAGCTCCTACTCACGTAACCTGGATTATGGTCGTCTTCGGAAGATAGCAGATGAGAATGGGGCGTACTTGCTGGCCGACATGGCACACATTAGTGGACTTATTGCAGCTGGAGTGATTCCATCCCCCTTTGATTACTGCGATATTGTTACGACCTCCACCTACAAGACCCTGAGAGGCTGCAGATCTGGGGCCATATTTTACAGGAAAG GTGTGCGCAGTGTGGATGcaaaaacaggaaaagaaaCTCTTTACAACCTGGAGAGTTTGATCTGTGAAGCTGTGTTTCCCAGGCTGCAGGGAGGACGTCACAGCCATTCCATTGCAGG ACTGGCTGTAGCATTGAAGCAGGCACTGACTCCAGAATTCAAGGCCTACCAAGTACAAGTGCTGGCAAATTGCAGAACTTTAGCATCTTCTTTAATAGAAAAGGGCTACAAAATTGTCACTG GTGGTACAGATACTCACCTTATTTTGCTTGACCTTCGCCCCAATGGAATTGATGGAGTAAGGGCGGAGAAGGTGCTACAGGATTGCAGCATTAGCTGTAACAGGAACCCTTGCCCAG GTGATAGTATATTCCACCCCCTTGGCCTCCGTTTAGGCACGCCTGCTCTCACATCACGAGGGTTAGTGGAGGAAGATTTCTGCCAAGTGGCAGAATTAGTTCACAGAG GCATTCAGTTGGCTGTGGAGATCCAGACAAACATGAACCCCAAATCCACTTTGAAGGAGTTCAAGGAAACATTGGCTCAGGATGAGAAATatcaaaagaaaataacagaaaTCCGAGATGAGGTTGAGGCTTTTGTGGGAAAATTCCCCATGCCTGGACTGCCTGAGCTATGA